The Bacteroidales bacterium genome has a window encoding:
- a CDS encoding porin family protein: MSRQLKIGIGTGWMIVILLACAAGIKAQVIKGAIIAGFNLSQVDGDEIYGFKKFGANVGASAIIPLADHWEVSLETLFSQKGSRQGPQRDDSISGEYKLKLNYLDIPLVVHYNDKDRLMFGLGFSYGRLTSVEEYEHGRRIETTTLDGPYARDDINAIADIRFRIYKGLKFNVRYAYSLKKIRTREYSPPNVDPWKRDQFNNFWSFRMVYVINEKQSERIKNENPPN; this comes from the coding sequence TGGATGATTGTCATCCTGCTTGCCTGCGCTGCGGGAATCAAGGCACAGGTCATTAAAGGAGCCATCATTGCCGGATTCAACCTTTCGCAGGTGGACGGCGACGAGATCTATGGTTTTAAGAAATTCGGCGCAAATGTAGGTGCATCGGCCATCATTCCCCTGGCTGACCACTGGGAGGTATCGCTCGAAACCCTTTTCAGCCAGAAAGGTTCGCGCCAGGGACCCCAACGGGATGATTCGATCAGCGGGGAATACAAACTGAAACTGAATTACCTGGATATCCCCTTGGTTGTTCATTACAACGATAAAGACCGGTTGATGTTTGGTCTGGGATTTTCCTACGGAAGGCTCACCAGCGTTGAAGAATATGAACACGGTAGGAGGATTGAAACGACCACCCTTGATGGGCCTTACGCGAGGGATGACATCAATGCCATCGCCGATATCCGGTTCAGGATTTACAAAGGATTGAAATTCAATGTCAGGTATGCCTATTCGTTGAAAAAGATCCGAACGCGTGAATATTCTCCGCCCAATGTAGATCCCTGGAAACGTGATCAATTCAACAATTTCTGGTCCTTCCGGATGGTATACGTGATCAATGAAAAGCAGTCGGAACGGATTAAAAATGAAAATCCACCGAACTAA